A DNA window from Cystobacter fuscus DSM 2262 contains the following coding sequences:
- a CDS encoding DUF58 domain-containing protein — MSAGRPVPTGLAVALVSLALVPAALAVAGDVFLWLALALDGVVLALCVGDFLAAPRASDVTVRREVEPVLSSGVAQTVRLVVESRGARALRGRVRDEVPSGVDVRGHEQPFALTPEAPSVTLSYSLTPLTRGDLRLGDMHLRLLGPLGLCARQVRVFAAQSVKVYPDLTALSREALALTLASDAPAERLLRRSAEGREFESLREYRPGDDYRSVDWKATARRGRTTVRVYQPERNQPVLLMLDCGRHMAGRVEGRRKLDHAVDAALRLAKVSLDAGDLVGVLAFASDVHASLPPRKGHEHLRLITESLYRAEAALEESDYGRAYDFAFARSSRRSLVVLFTDLVDPDASGTLLSRTLALRPRHLPVVASLLDEDLQKAATAVPDSVPDAYARQAAARLEEDYQRTALTLRDAGALVVRASAKGFGAAAVNTYLHVKARGLL, encoded by the coding sequence GTGAGCGCCGGCCGGCCCGTCCCCACGGGACTCGCCGTGGCCCTCGTCTCACTCGCCCTGGTGCCCGCGGCGCTCGCCGTGGCGGGGGATGTCTTCCTCTGGCTCGCGCTCGCGCTGGACGGGGTGGTGCTCGCGCTGTGCGTGGGGGACTTTCTCGCCGCGCCACGCGCCTCGGACGTGACGGTGCGGCGCGAGGTGGAGCCCGTGCTCTCCTCGGGCGTCGCCCAGACGGTGCGCCTGGTGGTGGAGTCGCGCGGCGCGCGGGCCCTACGCGGACGGGTGCGCGACGAGGTGCCCTCCGGAGTGGACGTGCGCGGGCACGAGCAGCCCTTCGCCCTCACCCCCGAGGCGCCCTCCGTCACCCTCTCCTACTCACTCACGCCCCTCACGCGCGGAGACCTGCGCCTGGGGGACATGCACCTGCGTCTGTTGGGGCCACTGGGCCTGTGCGCGCGGCAGGTGCGCGTGTTCGCGGCCCAGAGCGTGAAGGTGTACCCGGACCTCACCGCCCTGTCGCGCGAGGCGCTCGCGCTCACCCTCGCCTCGGACGCGCCCGCCGAACGCCTCCTGCGCCGCTCCGCCGAGGGCCGTGAATTCGAGTCCCTGCGCGAGTACCGCCCGGGTGACGACTACCGCTCGGTGGACTGGAAGGCGACGGCGCGGCGGGGCCGCACCACCGTGCGCGTGTACCAGCCCGAGCGCAACCAGCCCGTCCTGCTGATGCTCGACTGCGGGCGCCACATGGCGGGCCGCGTGGAGGGCCGCCGCAAGCTCGACCATGCGGTGGACGCGGCGCTGCGTCTGGCCAAGGTGAGCCTGGACGCGGGGGACCTGGTGGGCGTGCTCGCCTTCGCCAGCGACGTGCACGCGAGCCTTCCTCCCCGCAAGGGCCACGAGCACCTGCGCCTCATCACCGAGTCGCTCTACCGCGCCGAGGCCGCCCTCGAGGAGAGCGACTACGGGCGCGCCTATGACTTCGCCTTCGCGCGCTCCTCGCGCCGCTCGCTGGTGGTGCTGTTCACGGACCTGGTGGATCCGGACGCCTCGGGCACGCTGCTCTCGCGCACGCTGGCCCTGCGCCCCCGGCACCTGCCCGTGGTGGCCTCGCTGCTGGACGAGGATTTACAGAAGGCCGCCACCGCCGTGCCCGACTCGGTGCCGGATGCCTACGCGCGCCAGGCCGCCGCGCGCCTGGAGGAGGACTACCAGCGCACCGCGCTCACCCTGCGCGACGCGGGAGCGCTCGTCGTGCGCGCGTCCGCGAAAGGCTTTGGCGCCGCCGCCGTCAATACCTATCTCCACGTGAAGGCACGGGGACTGCTGTAG
- a CDS encoding DUF4435 domain-containing protein encodes MSRADELRFARSSYAVAWRNFLKGVSSDPEALFCFFEGEDLKYYAVRIELVARPSKYRQLIVGGRAGVIQILNLVLSVDGGRYANSHLVFFVDKDFVAPSLVNDLIYVTPCYSIENLYATRTALERILASEFGLSHGEPSFESALRFFQLSLENFNAATRVLNGWLRQQRIKEDEAERIKETIASLNLRDVRVWEFVEQQLPKFMPKYSIASLDKRFGRTSSPSDVSEMDSWIADEANVPGVVHRGKFQMEFLHVVLTFLIDDANSKSPGVFLTTRRVALTVQKGNILSQLAQYADTPACLVNFLERVHRKMMSGTKAEP; translated from the coding sequence ATGAGCCGCGCTGATGAGTTGAGGTTCGCTCGCAGCAGTTATGCTGTGGCGTGGCGAAACTTCCTTAAAGGAGTTTCATCCGACCCTGAAGCTTTGTTTTGTTTTTTTGAGGGTGAAGATCTTAAATATTACGCAGTACGAATTGAGTTGGTGGCAAGGCCCTCGAAGTACCGTCAGCTTATTGTTGGAGGGCGGGCTGGAGTAATTCAGATTCTTAATTTGGTACTCAGTGTAGACGGGGGGCGTTATGCGAATTCCCATCTTGTGTTTTTTGTTGATAAGGACTTTGTTGCTCCATCTCTCGTGAATGATCTGATCTATGTTACTCCTTGCTATTCTATAGAAAATCTATACGCAACCAGAACGGCGCTTGAACGTATTCTTGCTAGTGAGTTTGGGTTGTCGCATGGAGAGCCATCTTTTGAGTCCGCTCTTAGATTTTTTCAACTGTCTCTTGAGAACTTTAATGCCGCAACCAGAGTGCTTAATGGGTGGTTGCGGCAGCAACGAATAAAGGAGGATGAGGCGGAGAGAATCAAGGAGACGATTGCTTCATTGAATTTACGAGATGTTCGAGTCTGGGAGTTTGTGGAACAACAGTTACCAAAGTTCATGCCTAAATACTCCATTGCCTCGCTAGATAAAAGGTTTGGGCGAACCTCTAGTCCTTCTGATGTGTCGGAAATGGATTCTTGGATCGCCGACGAGGCAAATGTCCCCGGAGTTGTGCATAGGGGGAAATTTCAGATGGAATTTTTACATGTTGTTCTTACCTTTTTGATAGACGACGCAAACAGCAAAAGCCCCGGGGTGTTTCTTACAACACGTCGAGTCGCACTGACTGTCCAGAAGGGCAATATCCTTTCGCAGTTGGCTCAGTACGCGGATACTCCAGCGTGTCTGGTGAATTTTCTTGAGAGAGTTCATCGAAAGATGATGTCGGGCACAAAAGCTGAGCCCTAG
- a CDS encoding MaoC family dehydratase, translating to MPARKLYFEGIRVGDELPALAKAPIDRVQLSRYAGASGDFNPVHVDEVYAKSVGMPSVYAPGMLVMGMLGQLISDWARGGQLRRYHVRFIKMVWPGDTVVCKGRVSDRYGEGGRYFVEVELWAENQRGELVMKGHSSIQLFYSLEDENRQRSGQSPIVVDVPRESLLQNSGTAAPEGTEEEGASLSGKKTTGSKPAAKTATAPDASKKTKK from the coding sequence ATGCCCGCGCGCAAGCTCTACTTCGAAGGCATTCGCGTGGGTGACGAACTGCCCGCGCTCGCCAAGGCCCCCATCGATCGCGTGCAGCTGTCGCGCTACGCCGGCGCCTCGGGGGACTTCAACCCCGTGCACGTGGACGAGGTGTACGCCAAGAGCGTGGGCATGCCGTCCGTCTACGCCCCCGGCATGCTCGTCATGGGCATGCTCGGCCAGCTCATCAGCGACTGGGCCCGCGGCGGCCAGCTGCGGCGCTACCACGTGCGCTTCATCAAGATGGTGTGGCCGGGCGACACCGTGGTCTGCAAGGGCCGGGTGAGTGACCGCTATGGCGAGGGCGGCCGCTACTTCGTCGAGGTGGAGCTGTGGGCGGAGAACCAGCGCGGTGAGCTGGTGATGAAGGGCCACTCCAGCATCCAGCTCTTCTATTCCCTCGAGGACGAGAACCGGCAGCGCTCGGGCCAGTCTCCCATCGTCGTGGACGTGCCGCGCGAGAGCCTCCTGCAGAACTCCGGCACCGCCGCCCCCGAGGGCACCGAGGAGGAGGGGGCGAGCCTGTCAGGCAAGAAGACGACGGGCTCCAAGCCCGCCGCCAAGACGGCCACCGCTCCGGACGCCTCCAAGAAGACCAAGAAATAG
- a CDS encoding NUDIX hydrolase, which translates to MNFTPWRGPLNEDRSWQGNWKVRLHERVRERGYTSLTAFAEARPTIPLVALAEELGQDDVNAVQVLSGLLAEAEQRKQVTRFERDVLVRLLSESLPDGWPSVMDDQARFAVGKALGRWIGYTPEAHQERSERVVAALLATPPPPGWRPLGPDDELLRTLLPDEEV; encoded by the coding sequence ATGAACTTCACCCCCTGGAGGGGACCATTGAACGAAGATCGTTCCTGGCAGGGGAACTGGAAGGTACGTCTACATGAGCGGGTCCGCGAGCGCGGATACACTTCGCTCACTGCCTTTGCCGAAGCGCGCCCGACCATCCCTCTGGTGGCGCTGGCGGAAGAACTCGGTCAGGACGACGTCAACGCGGTGCAGGTATTGAGTGGGTTGCTCGCCGAGGCCGAGCAGCGCAAACAGGTGACGCGCTTCGAGCGAGATGTGCTCGTTCGACTGCTGTCCGAGAGTCTCCCCGATGGCTGGCCGTCCGTCATGGACGACCAGGCCCGTTTCGCCGTCGGCAAGGCACTCGGCCGCTGGATCGGCTATACCCCCGAAGCCCATCAGGAGCGCTCCGAGCGGGTTGTCGCAGCGCTCCTCGCCACGCCGCCACCGCCCGGCTGGCGGCCACTCGGTCCCGACGATGAACTGCTGCGCACGCTCTTGCCAGACGAGGAGGTCTGA
- a CDS encoding HD domain-containing phosphohydrolase, which produces MDRILVVDDDPLILAALSRILQSEGYEVVTHTDPAQAAKEQGFQVVLTDFMMPLLNGVELLRTLREKNPRAVRLMLTAAADFRTASEAVNRGEVFRLLGKPWSLSELTSAVRQAIEHYRLVESNERLTREVAEKNAELTAINRDLERMVVERTNGLLDGLISALDYRDTETQWHSRRVSLYSRRIGEEIGLTPTQLEVVEQGALLHDIGKIGVSDTILLKPGPLSPEEWVEMRKHPEYGYKILAKMPYLHDASLIVLHHQERWDGKGYPQGLKARDIVVGARIFAIADTVDAITSDRPYRKGRPLSVARDEIRRCSGTQFDPEIAEAFLRIQDAEWQRIRKKVEDMENAENALWAGFTPGKVPNRVAS; this is translated from the coding sequence ATGGACCGCATCCTCGTAGTGGATGACGATCCGCTCATTCTGGCCGCGCTGTCGCGGATCCTCCAGTCGGAGGGCTACGAGGTCGTCACCCACACGGATCCCGCCCAGGCCGCCAAGGAGCAGGGATTCCAGGTGGTGCTGACGGACTTCATGATGCCGCTGCTCAACGGCGTGGAACTCTTGCGCACGTTGCGTGAGAAGAATCCGCGCGCGGTGCGCCTGATGCTCACGGCGGCGGCGGACTTCCGCACCGCTTCCGAGGCGGTCAACCGCGGCGAGGTGTTCCGCCTGCTGGGCAAGCCGTGGTCGCTCAGCGAGCTGACCAGCGCGGTGCGCCAGGCCATCGAGCACTACCGGCTGGTGGAATCCAATGAGCGGCTCACGCGCGAGGTGGCGGAAAAGAACGCGGAGCTCACGGCCATCAACCGGGACCTGGAGCGCATGGTGGTCGAGCGCACCAACGGCCTGCTCGATGGGCTCATCAGCGCGCTCGACTACCGCGACACCGAGACCCAGTGGCACTCGCGCCGCGTGTCGCTCTACTCGCGCCGCATCGGCGAGGAGATCGGCCTGACGCCCACCCAGCTCGAGGTGGTGGAGCAGGGCGCGCTCCTGCACGACATCGGGAAGATCGGCGTGAGCGACACCATCCTGCTCAAGCCCGGCCCGCTCTCGCCCGAGGAGTGGGTGGAGATGCGCAAGCACCCCGAGTACGGCTACAAGATCCTCGCGAAGATGCCCTACCTGCACGACGCCTCGCTCATCGTGCTGCACCACCAGGAGCGCTGGGACGGCAAGGGCTACCCGCAGGGGCTCAAGGCCCGGGACATCGTCGTCGGCGCGCGCATCTTCGCCATCGCCGACACGGTGGACGCCATCACCTCGGATCGTCCCTACCGCAAGGGCCGGCCACTGTCCGTGGCGCGCGATGAGATCCGGCGCTGCTCGGGCACGCAGTTCGATCCCGAGATCGCCGAGGCCTTCCTGCGCATCCAGGACGCCGAGTGGCAGCGCATCCGCAAGAAGGTCGAGGACATGGAGAACGCGGAGAACGCGCTCTGGGCCGGCTTCACGCCGGGCAAGGTCCCCAACCGCGTGGCGAGCTGA
- a CDS encoding peptidylprolyl isomerase produces MNSLYASLAAWLLAGAVLSGCVHSSPSPTEEESLAEIARWEDRRSLADGRLVERAVRGSTPVRIRAFLALARLQAPSTLDAVEVGLKDGEPSVKQAAAFAAGVLALSWEPLTPEEKSRLARALLASEYRTRQEAGGDDRALEVDSGAYLTLIDSLGKLGTPDAVARLVERLSLGPVLAGRAALALGVAGRRGASLAEVPLAWVEGLLQAGQPEATRYGGAYLLANLKRSDALGPLRACLGDGAPDVRAVCAKGLGDVGASEDAAVVGTLLADEVPRVAAEAARTLAKLAARCSGDCTALDALAGLAPGAGRVARGDSAAGHAWLALAQQGLPEAGRRVLVSLRRALQEAAPGVVSEGAAGDLMNLDCRLAAAMDRQHGRLDEVLRCGGGRVAEASRLALGLREVAQSGAAPGAGEAVRYLKHAEARVRLAALAAVAARPVPEAAGPVRELLAGEDAVVAASAAGTAAELKDMQALPGVRALAERVPREPDLAEPVAAGLVALAGRDAEEVLRGWLGHPHANVRRVAAEALTRLTGQPVRAPFVEVSEEAHRPEPAPAGTSLIFRTHKGDITVALDAEAPLTSGNLVALARQGYFRGLAFHRVVPDFVAQGGDPRGDGEGGPGYSIRCEITHRRYARGVIGMALSGKDTGGSQFFFTHSPQPHLDGRYTAFGEVTRGLEVVDQLLEGDTLIDVEVSP; encoded by the coding sequence ATGAACTCTCTGTATGCCTCGCTCGCCGCCTGGCTGTTGGCGGGGGCCGTGCTCTCGGGTTGTGTCCACTCCTCCCCGTCCCCCACCGAGGAGGAGTCCCTCGCGGAGATCGCCCGGTGGGAGGATCGCCGTTCGCTGGCGGATGGACGGCTGGTGGAGCGGGCGGTGCGGGGCAGCACGCCGGTCCGGATCCGGGCATTCCTCGCGCTCGCCCGCCTGCAGGCCCCCTCGACACTGGACGCGGTGGAGGTGGGACTGAAGGACGGCGAGCCCTCCGTGAAGCAGGCGGCCGCCTTCGCCGCCGGGGTGCTCGCGCTGTCGTGGGAGCCCCTCACCCCGGAGGAGAAGTCCCGGCTGGCCCGGGCGCTGCTCGCCAGCGAGTACCGGACGCGTCAGGAGGCAGGCGGGGATGACCGCGCATTGGAGGTGGACTCGGGCGCGTACCTCACGCTGATCGACTCCCTGGGCAAGCTCGGCACGCCGGATGCGGTGGCGCGTCTGGTGGAGCGGCTATCGCTCGGGCCCGTCCTCGCGGGTCGCGCGGCCCTGGCGCTCGGGGTGGCGGGGCGCCGGGGCGCGTCGCTGGCGGAGGTTCCGCTCGCTTGGGTGGAGGGGTTGCTCCAGGCGGGCCAGCCCGAGGCCACCCGGTATGGAGGGGCCTATCTACTGGCGAACCTGAAGCGCTCCGACGCCTTGGGCCCGCTGCGCGCCTGCCTGGGCGACGGGGCGCCGGATGTCCGGGCCGTGTGCGCGAAGGGCCTGGGCGACGTGGGCGCTTCGGAGGACGCGGCGGTGGTGGGGACACTGCTCGCGGACGAGGTGCCGCGTGTGGCGGCCGAGGCGGCGCGGACGCTCGCGAAGCTGGCCGCGCGGTGCTCGGGAGACTGCACGGCGTTGGATGCGCTGGCGGGTCTCGCACCGGGGGCGGGACGCGTGGCCCGAGGGGACTCCGCCGCGGGCCATGCGTGGCTCGCGCTCGCGCAACAGGGCCTTCCCGAGGCGGGGCGCCGGGTGCTGGTGTCCCTGCGGCGCGCGCTCCAGGAGGCGGCGCCTGGGGTGGTGTCCGAGGGCGCGGCTGGGGATTTGATGAACCTGGACTGCCGTCTGGCGGCGGCGATGGATCGGCAGCACGGGCGGCTCGACGAGGTGCTGCGCTGTGGGGGCGGCCGGGTGGCGGAGGCCTCGCGGTTGGCGCTGGGGCTGCGCGAGGTGGCGCAGTCCGGCGCGGCGCCGGGCGCGGGCGAGGCGGTGCGCTACCTGAAGCACGCGGAGGCGCGCGTGAGGCTGGCGGCGCTCGCGGCGGTGGCGGCGCGGCCCGTGCCCGAGGCGGCCGGGCCCGTGCGCGAGCTCCTGGCGGGGGAGGACGCGGTGGTGGCGGCCTCGGCGGCGGGCACGGCCGCGGAGTTGAAGGACATGCAGGCACTGCCTGGGGTGCGAGCGCTGGCCGAGCGCGTGCCGCGGGAGCCGGACCTGGCCGAGCCGGTGGCGGCGGGACTCGTGGCGCTCGCGGGGCGGGACGCGGAGGAGGTGTTGCGCGGGTGGCTGGGACATCCGCATGCGAACGTGCGCCGCGTGGCCGCCGAGGCGCTCACCCGCCTCACGGGACAACCGGTGCGGGCGCCCTTCGTGGAAGTCTCGGAGGAGGCGCACCGTCCCGAGCCCGCGCCGGCGGGAACCTCTCTCATCTTCCGCACCCACAAGGGGGACATCACCGTGGCGCTGGATGCGGAGGCGCCGTTGACGTCGGGCAACCTCGTGGCGCTCGCGCGCCAGGGCTATTTCCGGGGCCTCGCCTTCCACCGCGTGGTGCCGGACTTCGTGGCCCAGGGGGGAGATCCGCGGGGAGACGGGGAGGGGGGACCGGGCTACTCCATCCGATGCGAGATCACCCACCGGCGCTATGCGCGGGGGGTCATCGGCATGGCGCTGTCGGGGAAGGACACGGGAGGCAGCCAGTTCTTCTTCACGCACTCGCCGCAGCCGCACCTGGACGGCCGCTACACGGCGTTCGGAGAGGTGACGCGCGGCCTGGAGGTGGTGGACCAGTTGCTGGAGGGCGACACCCTGATCGACGTGGAGGTGTCGCCCTGA
- a CDS encoding NAD(P)H-dependent amine dehydrogenase family protein encodes MPRASAGPVPVVVMGLGVIGQEIVRAALLSPEVELLGAMDANPQLVGRPLSDVVGVAGLKGKVAGSLEAAVGRRKGVVLLHATGSRLEGVMDQLLQAIQLGLSVVSTCEELAFPFLKYPELAQKLEQAAQRAGVAVLGTGVNPGFVMDRLVATAGQACGPVRHATVTRVVDARHRREALQRKVGAGLSEEEFFALVDREQLGHVGLVESAALCALGLGMDCDDFEEEIVPVFAEEDITGGAFPVKKGRVAGIFQSAVGLEEGQERVRLELTIAVGADEPGDRIEIEAEPKLVLEIRGGVPGDRATAHMLVNAAPRVTAAEAGLLTVLELPAGR; translated from the coding sequence ATGCCTAGAGCCTCCGCAGGGCCGGTCCCGGTGGTGGTCATGGGGTTGGGAGTCATCGGGCAGGAGATCGTCAGGGCGGCCCTGCTTTCACCCGAGGTCGAGCTGCTCGGCGCGATGGACGCCAACCCTCAACTGGTGGGGCGACCCTTGTCGGACGTGGTGGGGGTCGCGGGACTGAAGGGCAAGGTCGCGGGCAGCCTGGAGGCGGCCGTGGGACGGCGCAAGGGCGTCGTGCTGCTGCATGCCACGGGCTCGCGCCTGGAAGGCGTCATGGATCAGCTGCTGCAGGCGATCCAGCTCGGCCTGTCCGTGGTCTCCACCTGCGAGGAGCTGGCCTTTCCCTTCCTCAAGTACCCGGAGCTCGCGCAGAAGCTGGAGCAGGCCGCGCAGCGCGCGGGGGTGGCGGTGCTCGGCACCGGCGTCAACCCCGGCTTCGTGATGGATCGCCTGGTGGCCACGGCGGGTCAGGCGTGCGGTCCGGTGCGCCATGCCACGGTGACGCGGGTGGTGGACGCGCGCCACCGCCGCGAGGCCCTGCAGCGCAAGGTGGGCGCGGGCCTGAGCGAGGAGGAGTTCTTCGCCCTGGTGGACCGCGAGCAGCTCGGCCACGTGGGCCTGGTGGAGAGCGCGGCCCTGTGCGCGCTGGGGCTGGGCATGGACTGCGACGACTTCGAGGAGGAGATCGTCCCCGTGTTCGCCGAGGAGGACATCACCGGAGGCGCCTTCCCGGTGAAGAAGGGCCGTGTGGCGGGTATCTTCCAGTCCGCGGTGGGGCTGGAAGAGGGGCAGGAGCGGGTGCGGTTGGAGTTGACGATCGCGGTGGGCGCGGACGAGCCGGGCGATCGCATCGAGATTGAAGCGGAGCCGAAGCTGGTTCTGGAAATCCGTGGGGGGGTGCCCGGCGACCGGGCCACCGCACACATGCTGGTGAATGCCGCCCCGCGGGTGACGGCCGCCGAGGCTGGCCTTCTGACCGTGCTCGAGCTGCCGGCCGGTCGTTAA
- a CDS encoding MaoC family dehydratase N-terminal domain-containing protein, translated as MLDKNAIGRASPPFLNEVEKGAIRRFAESLGDYNPIYYDEEYARASGYPTVVAPPTFPASFSSAADLRELLGVGIKSLLHAEQSFEYERPIFAGDRIFVATRVAEVLERTGPAGKMDVAVIEDEGRDEEGNLVFRARRTLIVRAAKENS; from the coding sequence ATGCTGGACAAGAATGCGATTGGCCGGGCTTCCCCGCCATTCCTGAACGAGGTGGAGAAGGGCGCCATCCGGCGCTTCGCCGAGTCCCTCGGTGACTACAACCCCATCTACTACGACGAGGAGTACGCGCGCGCCTCGGGCTACCCCACCGTGGTGGCGCCGCCCACGTTCCCCGCGTCCTTCAGTTCCGCGGCGGACCTGCGCGAGCTTTTGGGCGTGGGCATCAAGAGCCTGCTGCACGCCGAGCAGTCCTTCGAGTACGAGCGGCCCATCTTCGCCGGCGATCGCATCTTCGTCGCCACGCGCGTGGCCGAGGTGCTCGAGCGCACGGGGCCCGCGGGCAAGATGGACGTCGCCGTCATCGAGGACGAGGGCCGCGACGAGGAGGGCAACCTGGTGTTCCGTGCCCGCCGCACCCTCATCGTCCGCGCCGCCAAGGAGAATTCGTGA
- a CDS encoding AAA family ATPase: MSESKMGNHQLKAFEICGLHGDRDVRLETNSPVKILVDKNGSGKTTVLSTLFHMLTGRLNRLRRLNFSEISIEFDTGEKIKIESSLFGRPPQDLMEDRDQRTNRYQMLAIQIFDFLGERDFESLVNLLRRYPEGAAARNSKIMRASALLGASPKEIMVSIESFGREILRQNTARHTVSPLQELHNIYPYPVLYFPTYRRIEEDLHTLGYSEPDLPRDEQLIQFGMSDVQQRLEKITTQIRDSSIEWYSKINGRILTELIDGIQVTEEMRSSLQDAEALRIVLDRVGENIDEQHKKHILELIRTGRIQGDQYSPLVYFLSNLGKVYEQQRDKDNMIKDFVRVANSYLDDKEVVYNESKLQINIIHKKTGRRVDVERLSSGEKQIVSIFSRLYLSPHREYVILFDEPELSLSIEWQKRLLEDIVASHRCKLLIAATHSPFIFENSLDQYAGELTVTASEITENAKVDPEESTSSIEDGDE, encoded by the coding sequence ATGAGCGAGTCCAAAATGGGTAACCACCAGCTAAAAGCATTCGAAATCTGTGGATTGCACGGAGATCGCGATGTTCGCCTTGAAACAAACAGTCCAGTCAAAATACTTGTCGATAAAAATGGCTCAGGGAAGACAACAGTCCTAAGCACGTTGTTTCATATGTTGACCGGAAGGCTCAATCGCCTGAGACGTCTGAATTTTTCAGAAATCAGTATCGAGTTCGATACAGGGGAGAAAATAAAAATAGAAAGCAGTCTGTTTGGCCGCCCGCCGCAAGATTTGATGGAGGACAGAGATCAGCGAACCAATCGATATCAAATGCTGGCAATACAGATTTTTGATTTTTTGGGAGAGCGTGATTTTGAGTCGCTTGTTAATTTATTACGCCGATACCCGGAAGGTGCCGCTGCGCGAAATTCAAAAATCATGCGCGCGAGTGCCCTACTTGGAGCCAGTCCCAAGGAAATTATGGTGTCTATTGAGTCTTTTGGAAGAGAAATCTTAAGGCAAAACACAGCAAGGCACACAGTTTCTCCGCTCCAGGAATTGCATAATATCTACCCGTATCCGGTGTTGTATTTCCCCACGTATCGCAGGATTGAGGAGGATTTGCATACGCTTGGTTACTCAGAGCCAGATCTGCCTCGCGATGAGCAGTTGATTCAATTCGGGATGAGCGACGTTCAGCAACGACTTGAAAAGATAACAACACAAATTCGCGATTCCTCGATTGAATGGTATTCAAAAATAAATGGGCGCATTCTTACTGAATTGATTGACGGCATACAGGTCACAGAGGAAATGAGAAGCAGTCTGCAGGATGCCGAGGCGCTGCGCATTGTATTGGATCGTGTCGGCGAAAACATAGATGAACAGCACAAAAAGCATATCCTTGAATTGATACGGACGGGACGAATACAAGGGGATCAGTACTCACCTCTTGTGTACTTTCTCTCTAACCTTGGAAAAGTCTACGAGCAGCAGAGAGACAAGGATAATATGATTAAAGACTTTGTTCGAGTTGCGAATAGCTACCTTGATGACAAGGAGGTTGTTTACAATGAGAGCAAGCTTCAAATAAATATCATACACAAGAAGACGGGGCGTCGCGTTGATGTTGAACGATTGTCTTCCGGCGAAAAGCAGATTGTTTCTATTTTCTCGCGTCTTTATTTGTCGCCTCATCGAGAGTATGTTATATTGTTTGATGAGCCGGAGTTGTCGCTTTCAATCGAGTGGCAGAAACGCCTTCTCGAAGACATCGTGGCCTCACATCGGTGCAAGTTGCTGATCGCCGCTACGCACTCGCCCTTTATCTTTGAAAATAGTCTTGATCAGTACGCCGGCGAATTAACGGTAACCGCAAGCGAGATCACCGAAAACGCAAAGGTCGATCCAGAAGAGTCGACCTCCAGTATAGAGGATGGTGATGAGTGA
- a CDS encoding AAA family ATPase, whose product MTPSPSPASTASSLDRLLRALSGTVLGQPHVVADLVTAFLARGHVLLEGVPGVAKTLTARSMASALGLGFTRVQFTPDLMPSDILGTHVFRPQEGAFQLVKGPIFTEVLVADEINRTPPKTQSALLEAMEERQVTLEGTAHALPAHFFVVATQNPLELEGTYPLPEAQLDRFLMRVRVGYPSPEAELDMVRAFHQRQGRPPQVERVLDAPTLLELQARAAAVACDDSILDYTVRLIRETRANPRVRLGASPRSAQALLAAAKARAALHGRDFVTPDEVKAVCPSVLNHRLLLKAEAEVEGLTADDVLRHTLERVQVPR is encoded by the coding sequence ATGACGCCGTCCCCCTCGCCGGCCAGCACCGCCTCTTCCCTCGATCGGCTGCTGCGGGCCCTGAGCGGGACGGTGCTCGGCCAGCCCCACGTCGTGGCCGACCTCGTCACCGCGTTCCTCGCGCGGGGCCACGTGCTGCTCGAGGGCGTGCCCGGCGTGGCCAAGACGCTCACCGCGCGCAGCATGGCCTCGGCGCTCGGCCTGGGCTTCACCCGCGTCCAGTTCACCCCGGACCTGATGCCGAGCGACATCCTCGGCACCCACGTCTTCCGGCCCCAGGAGGGCGCCTTCCAGCTCGTCAAGGGCCCCATCTTCACCGAGGTGCTGGTGGCCGATGAGATCAACCGCACCCCGCCCAAGACGCAGTCCGCGCTCCTGGAGGCCATGGAGGAGCGTCAGGTCACCCTCGAGGGCACCGCGCACGCGCTCCCCGCGCACTTCTTCGTGGTGGCTACGCAGAACCCGCTGGAGCTCGAGGGCACCTATCCCCTGCCCGAGGCCCAGCTCGATCGCTTCCTGATGCGGGTGCGCGTGGGCTACCCGTCGCCCGAGGCGGAGCTGGACATGGTGCGCGCCTTCCACCAGCGCCAGGGCCGCCCGCCCCAGGTGGAGCGGGTGCTGGACGCGCCCACGCTGCTGGAGTTGCAGGCGCGCGCGGCGGCCGTGGCCTGTGACGACTCCATCCTCGACTACACGGTGCGCCTCATCCGCGAGACGCGCGCCAACCCGCGCGTGCGCCTGGGGGCCTCGCCGCGCTCGGCACAGGCGCTGCTCGCGGCGGCCAAGGCCCGCGCGGCCCTGCACGGCCGCGACTTCGTCACCCCGGACGAGGTGAAGGCCGTGTGCCCGAGCGTCCTCAACCACCGCCTGCTGCTCAAGGCGGAGGCGGAGGTGGAGGGCCTCACCGCGGATGACGTGCTCCGCCACACGCTGGAGCGCGTCCAGGTACCCCGGTGA